A stretch of the Luteitalea sp. genome encodes the following:
- a CDS encoding 3-hydroxyacyl-CoA dehydrogenase family protein, protein MKDVQSVGVVGLGYLGRGIAGCLLGHELSVVGYDVRSDAQSKARASIQEALDELVRYAGFDAARLAEWPARYRAAASLDDLAECEVVIESVFEDLEVKHAVLDELEAIVSPSTLLGTNTSALPISQLQKRRRHPERLLGMHFCPPVHASRFLELVPGEHTAPDAMTAAAQLGRRIGKDPSVLRKDIPGFVNNRLAYAIFREALFLIEAGVADAATIDRAFRHGVGTWSALCGPLRWIDISGGPALYATVMEGLLPTLSRAAVPPEPIRRLSAEGARGSSGHGFYEYSPEDARHWETRLHQHIWSLYELMKKDAPHEEETSSG, encoded by the coding sequence ATGAAGGACGTCCAATCGGTTGGTGTCGTCGGACTGGGCTACCTTGGCCGCGGAATTGCCGGGTGCCTGTTAGGTCATGAGCTCAGCGTCGTCGGCTACGATGTCCGAAGCGACGCACAGTCCAAGGCGCGAGCGAGTATTCAGGAGGCGCTCGACGAGCTCGTTCGATATGCCGGCTTCGACGCGGCTCGCCTCGCGGAGTGGCCAGCGCGGTATCGTGCCGCGGCGTCGCTCGACGATCTCGCGGAGTGTGAGGTCGTGATCGAGAGTGTGTTCGAAGACCTCGAAGTCAAGCATGCCGTGCTCGACGAGCTCGAGGCGATCGTTTCGCCCTCGACGCTCCTGGGGACCAACACCTCCGCCTTGCCGATCAGCCAGCTGCAGAAAAGAAGACGCCATCCTGAGCGGCTGCTCGGAATGCATTTCTGCCCGCCGGTGCATGCCAGCCGCTTCTTGGAGCTCGTGCCAGGCGAGCACACCGCGCCGGATGCGATGACGGCAGCAGCGCAGCTCGGCCGCCGCATTGGCAAGGACCCTTCGGTGCTCCGTAAGGACATTCCGGGCTTTGTCAACAACCGCCTCGCCTATGCGATCTTCCGAGAAGCGCTGTTCCTGATCGAAGCTGGTGTTGCCGATGCGGCAACGATCGATCGGGCGTTCCGCCACGGTGTGGGCACGTGGTCGGCGTTGTGCGGTCCGCTGCGGTGGATCGATATCTCGGGAGGACCCGCGCTGTATGCCACCGTGATGGAAGGACTCTTGCCGACATTGAGCCGTGCGGCGGTGCCACCTGAACCGATTCGGCGGTTGAGTGCAGAGGGCGCACGCGGCAGCAGCGGCCATGGGTTCTACGAGTATTCTCCCGAGGATGCCCGTCACTGGGAGACGCGCCTGCATCAGCACATATGGTCGCTGTACGAGCTGATGAAGAAGGACGCTCCACACGAAGAAGAGACATCAAGCGGCTGA
- a CDS encoding sulfatase-like hydrolase/transferase — translation MVWRMATTLEAPRLDSLSQVSVRQVSVGERGRRPRSARSVSKWIYSSSLVVLLALPGCAAEQPNVILAMADDQGWGDTAYNGHSVLKTPTLDEMAASGLRFDRSYAAAPVCSPSRCSVLTGRHPNRFGCFTWGHDLRAEEVTIAEALREAGYRTGHFGKWHVGPVRTESPVSPGSSGFDAWLSSPNFYDLDPWMSDNGEAVKTQGEGSMVIVDAAVKFIHSAAQAKQPFLAVIWFGSPHVPHEALDEDLAQYRDQAEQMKPFLGEITAMDRAMGHLRQQLRALGVADNTLLWYTSDNGAIPVGSTGGLKGKKGDLWEGGIRVPGIIEWPSRITTHRTTDIPVSTVDIYPTVLDIAGVEAPRARLLDGISLAPLIDGEMAQRSKPLGFWVYPAQGRPVRSSELLQELAEEQRTGQPVRPDARLPLETRTPAKGDSADRLPGHAAWIDGDYKLHRIPDGEGFKSTLFNLKIDPAETHDLVEQETSRAKAMRAQLEAWQHSVTRSLNGEDY, via the coding sequence ATGGTCTGGCGAATGGCTACAACCCTTGAGGCACCGAGACTTGACTCATTGAGTCAAGTCTCGGTGCGTCAAGTGAGCGTCGGGGAGCGCGGCCGAAGGCCGCGGTCCGCTAGAAGTGTGTCCAAGTGGATCTATTCCTCGAGTCTTGTCGTATTGCTGGCGCTGCCAGGGTGCGCCGCGGAGCAGCCGAACGTCATTCTTGCGATGGCCGACGACCAGGGCTGGGGAGATACGGCCTACAACGGCCATTCTGTCCTGAAAACCCCTACGCTCGATGAGATGGCGGCCTCCGGCCTTCGCTTCGATCGGTCCTACGCGGCGGCGCCGGTCTGTTCACCGTCACGTTGCAGCGTCCTGACTGGCCGGCACCCCAACCGCTTCGGTTGCTTTACCTGGGGACATGACCTGCGTGCAGAAGAAGTCACGATCGCGGAGGCTCTGAGAGAAGCCGGATATCGGACTGGACACTTCGGCAAGTGGCATGTCGGCCCGGTGCGCACAGAGAGCCCTGTCTCTCCTGGGAGCAGCGGCTTCGACGCGTGGTTGTCCAGCCCAAACTTCTACGACCTCGACCCGTGGATGAGTGACAACGGTGAGGCAGTGAAAACCCAGGGGGAAGGGTCGATGGTGATCGTGGACGCGGCGGTGAAGTTCATTCATTCTGCTGCTCAGGCGAAGCAGCCATTCCTGGCGGTGATTTGGTTTGGCTCGCCGCACGTTCCGCACGAGGCCCTGGACGAAGACCTCGCGCAGTACAGAGATCAGGCCGAGCAGATGAAGCCCTTTCTTGGCGAGATCACCGCCATGGATCGCGCCATGGGACACCTCCGGCAGCAACTTCGTGCGCTCGGGGTCGCAGACAACACACTGCTTTGGTACACGAGCGACAACGGCGCCATCCCCGTTGGATCCACCGGCGGGCTCAAGGGTAAGAAGGGCGACCTGTGGGAAGGCGGCATCCGGGTTCCCGGGATCATCGAATGGCCGTCTCGGATCACGACGCATCGGACCACGGACATCCCCGTCAGCACCGTGGACATCTATCCAACCGTGCTCGACATCGCCGGCGTTGAAGCTCCGCGCGCGAGATTGCTCGATGGCATCAGCTTGGCTCCGCTGATTGACGGCGAGATGGCGCAACGATCGAAGCCTTTGGGTTTCTGGGTCTATCCCGCGCAAGGGCGCCCCGTACGCAGCAGCGAGCTCCTCCAGGAGCTGGCAGAAGAACAACGCACTGGACAGCCGGTCCGTCCCGACGCGCGACTCCCGTTGGAAACCCGGACACCGGCAAAGGGCGATTCCGCCGACCGCTTGCCCGGTCATGCTGCATGGATCGACGGCGATTACAAGCTCCATCGGATTCCCGACGGCGAGGGCTTCAAGTCCACTCTCTTCAATCTCAAAATCGATCCCGCTGAGACACATGACCTGGTCGAGCAAGAAACGAGCCGTGCGAAGGCGATGAGGGCCCAGCTCGAAGCGTGGCAGCACTCAGTGACTCGCAGCCTTAACGGAGAAGACTACTGA
- a CDS encoding sulfatase-like hydrolase/transferase, with protein sequence MRASRTLALAALACVVHGCSAQAPPTVDAPYGRQQFAYEDAGRRFNQFSQHVTQMHQEGMTVAAAKEALYDEVMANFDAFLADREPGQPFSFWFGPTNVHRKWIRGSGKALWGIDPDDLEGKLPPFLPDVPVVREDLADYFGEIQAFDEALGRLLAKLEEIGELDNTVVVVSGDHGPPGFPHGKTNLYDFGTAVPLAIRWGNGDGAFNERSNSETPTGRIVDDLVTLTDLAPTFLEVAGLSIPEAMTGRSLVPVLQTDKSGQVDPEWTAVFTGRERHVENARADYTPYPQRAIRTPEYLYIINFRPNRWPAGDPYRLDGEDPPTAEEITEETRVTLPDEDAGPTKAWLVGQRDTAQWRPLYELAYGKRPREELYVLANDPHQVKNVADDPQYEQVRRSLHERLMAELTRTGDQRLVNDGEYFENPPLAGPVTEESAGKPRGQD encoded by the coding sequence ATGAGAGCTTCCAGAACGCTCGCACTCGCCGCGCTGGCGTGTGTGGTTCACGGTTGCTCGGCACAAGCTCCCCCAACTGTCGATGCGCCGTACGGCCGGCAGCAGTTCGCCTATGAGGACGCCGGCCGGCGATTCAACCAGTTCTCGCAGCACGTCACGCAAATGCACCAGGAGGGCATGACCGTCGCTGCAGCGAAGGAAGCGCTTTATGACGAAGTCATGGCCAACTTCGACGCTTTCCTCGCTGACCGCGAGCCGGGCCAGCCGTTCTCCTTCTGGTTCGGGCCGACCAACGTGCACCGCAAATGGATTCGCGGCTCCGGCAAGGCGCTCTGGGGGATCGACCCTGATGACTTAGAAGGAAAGCTTCCTCCCTTCCTTCCAGACGTTCCCGTCGTACGGGAGGATCTGGCCGATTACTTTGGTGAGATTCAAGCATTCGATGAAGCGCTCGGCCGGCTGCTAGCAAAGCTCGAAGAGATCGGCGAATTGGACAACACGGTGGTCGTCGTCAGCGGCGACCATGGCCCGCCGGGGTTTCCGCATGGCAAGACCAACTTGTACGACTTCGGGACGGCTGTGCCGCTGGCCATCCGCTGGGGCAATGGAGACGGCGCGTTCAACGAGCGGAGTAACTCGGAGACACCGACCGGCCGCATCGTCGATGATCTCGTCACCCTGACAGACCTCGCACCCACATTTCTCGAAGTCGCTGGGCTCTCCATCCCTGAGGCGATGACCGGACGCAGCCTCGTCCCGGTGCTGCAGACGGACAAGTCCGGTCAGGTTGATCCCGAGTGGACGGCTGTCTTCACGGGCCGCGAACGCCACGTGGAGAACGCCCGGGCAGACTACACCCCCTATCCGCAGCGGGCGATCCGTACACCTGAATACCTGTACATCATCAACTTCCGCCCGAACCGCTGGCCGGCGGGAGATCCCTACCGACTCGACGGCGAGGATCCACCCACGGCGGAAGAGATCACCGAGGAGACACGTGTGACGCTCCCCGATGAAGACGCGGGCCCGACCAAAGCGTGGCTCGTCGGCCAGCGTGACACGGCCCAATGGCGGCCGCTCTACGAGCTCGCGTACGGCAAACGTCCACGCGAGGAGTTGTACGTCCTGGCGAATGACCCGCACCAGGTGAAGAATGTCGCCGATGACCCACAGTACGAACAGGTGCGGCGCTCACTCCATGAGCGGTTGATGGCGGAGTTGACGCGCACCGGCGACCAACGCCTCGTCAACGACGGCGAGTATTTCGAGAACCCTCCGCTTGCGGGCCCCGTTACCGAGGAGAGTGCTGGCAAGCCACGAGGCCAAGACTGA